The proteins below come from a single Flavobacterium lindanitolerans genomic window:
- a CDS encoding putative signal transducing protein: MENFITLAIFNYPHEITILKHRLDLEDIRYFFENETMMNIVPMYSQALGGIKLKVHPDDAEEAKEILDEFNRNQNLKIV, from the coding sequence ATGGAAAATTTCATCACGCTCGCTATCTTCAATTACCCTCATGAAATCACTATTTTAAAACACAGGCTCGATTTAGAGGACATCCGATATTTTTTCGAAAATGAGACAATGATGAACATCGTACCTATGTATTCACAAGCATTGGGAGGAATCAAACTTAAGGTTCACCCGGATGACGCAGAAGAAGCAAAAGAAATTCTCGACGAATTTAACCGTAATCAAAATTTGAAAATCGTTTAA